Proteins from a genomic interval of Paenibacillus sp. FSL R5-0623:
- a CDS encoding ABC transporter substrate-binding protein, with translation MRFRWLTVVCIMMLMLVISACGAAGNEASSSEGQEAGSANSSTTEASQVKKVNTEMGEVEIPVNPQKIVGLSVVYPEFLYSLGIVPIAVQNYHEDFPSYLQEPFANTMKMGIGRTPNFEALMEATPDLIIAPDWWSKKDYDQLTLIAPTVLLPQRDDWRDELRDMAKILDKEEQAEKVIHDLVAKEKVAADKLHKLIGEETVLYIRVMEKEIVLHGENLDRGNFVHKRLGMNPLPNFPKDQTAMSVSLEVLPEYDADHLIVQLDDEANSEIKKKFEDMLSSSLWKNLKAVKQDHVYMVGGKEWFNLGMSPLADEYVIDDIVAAFETKNK, from the coding sequence ATGAGATTCAGATGGTTGACCGTAGTATGCATAATGATGTTGATGCTCGTTATTTCGGCTTGTGGGGCAGCAGGCAACGAAGCATCCTCGAGCGAGGGACAAGAAGCGGGTTCCGCCAATTCTTCAACAACAGAAGCCAGTCAGGTGAAAAAAGTGAACACGGAAATGGGAGAAGTTGAAATTCCGGTGAACCCACAAAAAATAGTGGGTTTGTCGGTTGTATATCCAGAATTTTTATATTCACTTGGCATCGTACCCATTGCTGTACAGAACTACCATGAGGATTTTCCTTCTTACTTGCAAGAGCCATTTGCAAACACAATGAAAATGGGAATAGGAAGAACGCCTAACTTTGAAGCACTCATGGAGGCAACTCCGGATTTAATTATCGCTCCTGACTGGTGGTCCAAAAAGGACTATGATCAGCTTACTCTGATTGCACCTACCGTACTTTTGCCACAGCGTGATGATTGGCGTGATGAACTGCGGGATATGGCTAAAATTTTGGACAAAGAAGAACAGGCAGAAAAGGTGATTCATGATTTGGTGGCAAAGGAGAAGGTAGCTGCTGACAAATTGCACAAGCTGATTGGTGAGGAGACTGTTCTCTACATTAGAGTGATGGAAAAAGAAATCGTACTTCATGGGGAAAACCTTGACCGAGGGAACTTTGTCCACAAACGATTGGGAATGAATCCACTTCCTAATTTCCCGAAAGATCAAACTGCCATGTCCGTATCCTTGGAAGTACTGCCTGAGTACGACGCAGATCATCTGATCGTTCAGCTGGATGATGAGGCTAATTCGGAAATTAAAAAGAAATTTGAAGATATGTTATCTTCATCGTTATGGAAAAATCTGAAAGCAGTCAAGCAGGACCACGTCTACATGGTGGGTGGCAAGGAATGGTTCAATCTGGGAATGTCTCCACTTGCCGATGAATATGTTATTGATGATATTGTTGCTGCTTTTGAAACAAAAAACAAATAA
- a CDS encoding NAD(P)/FAD-dependent oxidoreductase, whose protein sequence is MNEEDIYDVTIIGGGPAGMYAAFYAGMRDMKVKIIEGKDQLGGFLHTYSEKTIWDVGGLPPMKCSKLIEWLVQQANTFNPTVVLNCKVERFTRLDNGIWSMYTTGGKIHYTRTIIVAVGRGIAEIQKLELQEPIEYEQENLHYTVQNPEHFSGKRVLISGGGNSAVDWAIELAQLARSVVVIHRNNEFRAMERNVSEMNNITDVRTPYSITQLYNNGNRIQQVVITHMENQDNVVLEVDEVVISHGYKSNLSDLVSCGLAMDDGMVLMSHHAETSLPGVFAAGDCATHESKVRLIAGAFNDAIVAVNSAKQYMTPGAPKMAYVSSHNEIFREKNRQIPSL, encoded by the coding sequence ATGAATGAAGAAGATATCTATGATGTAACCATCATCGGAGGCGGCCCTGCTGGCATGTATGCGGCTTTTTATGCAGGAATGCGTGATATGAAAGTTAAAATCATCGAAGGCAAAGACCAGCTTGGTGGATTTCTGCATACCTATTCGGAAAAAACAATCTGGGATGTTGGCGGTCTTCCGCCTATGAAATGTTCGAAGTTGATCGAGTGGCTTGTTCAGCAGGCCAATACATTTAATCCAACGGTTGTATTGAATTGCAAAGTGGAAAGGTTCACTCGACTGGATAACGGAATATGGAGTATGTATACCACTGGAGGGAAGATACATTATACGCGTACGATCATTGTCGCAGTAGGCCGTGGTATTGCAGAGATTCAGAAGCTGGAGCTTCAGGAGCCGATTGAATATGAGCAAGAGAATCTTCATTACACCGTGCAAAATCCGGAACATTTTTCTGGGAAGCGTGTACTCATTTCGGGTGGAGGCAACAGTGCTGTAGACTGGGCAATTGAACTTGCTCAACTTGCTCGCAGCGTAGTTGTAATCCACCGGAATAATGAGTTTCGCGCGATGGAACGAAATGTCAGTGAGATGAACAATATAACGGATGTGAGGACACCATACAGCATCACGCAGCTGTATAATAATGGTAATCGAATCCAGCAGGTTGTGATTACGCACATGGAAAATCAGGACAATGTAGTGTTGGAAGTGGATGAAGTCGTCATTAGTCACGGATATAAAAGCAATCTAAGTGATCTTGTCAGTTGTGGCTTAGCTATGGACGATGGAATGGTTCTAATGAGCCATCATGCAGAGACGAGTCTTCCGGGTGTTTTTGCAGCAGGGGACTGTGCGACGCATGAAAGCAAAGTTAGACTCATTGCAGGAGCCTTCAATGATGCGATCGTGGCAGTTAATAGTGCGAAACAATATATGACGCCAGGTGCACCAAAGATGGCTTATGTTTCTTCCCATAATGAAATCTTTAGAGAAAAAAATCGACAAATCCCAAGTCTTTAA
- a CDS encoding AraC family transcriptional regulator — protein sequence MKSIQSFMAGGRSMQMDNNEINSKHLDHLDHMNFRLLHVNYTSAPATEWLLRKHFIETYMLIFVASGQGWLKIDGSFIELKEGGLYVGFPGQLVEANVHSLDERGVYHMNFDVMYALVQEGGIALDMMKQLLRNDVNGEVSSSSPVAVGVICQMIYHHTLKKDGLQRYYGQIRFQELLYTMFYDVACAEKTDLVSPIEHVKGYMEQNYSKRLTIEELANVARMSPRHFMRLFKKRYGYSPVDYLTLYRIKQAQILMRNDHSYRLKDVASYVGYQDETYFRRKFKQISGIPPAAFIRNSKQKIAAVHSLSIGILLALQIIPCAARASHPWTSYYRRKYETDKVMPLAESETTWLEQLRLVKPDYIITIGTESEALQSQLQSMAPVCDLPWEKGDWREHLRYVASFLDRSDIAEVWLQRYEEKAKIIKNQLTDFIRKDRLVVLKVHGEALQMLGPRSIASVFYVDMQMEGPEGVETYWERGTVTIKELSVLNVERILLIVGDDETSRQTWSAVRKSEEWLALLAVQNGRMDILLSSVLLDYTAFTHELMLDEILKLWQDRP from the coding sequence ATGAAATCAATACAATCGTTCATGGCTGGAGGGAGATCAATGCAGATGGACAACAACGAGATAAATTCAAAGCATTTGGATCACCTGGATCATATGAATTTTAGGCTCCTTCACGTGAATTATACGAGTGCTCCTGCGACGGAGTGGCTTCTGAGGAAACACTTCATTGAAACATACATGTTAATATTTGTAGCCAGTGGACAAGGGTGGTTGAAGATAGATGGCAGTTTCATCGAATTGAAGGAGGGCGGACTGTATGTAGGCTTCCCGGGGCAACTGGTTGAGGCAAATGTGCATTCGTTGGATGAACGAGGTGTGTATCACATGAATTTTGATGTCATGTACGCACTGGTACAGGAGGGGGGGATAGCCCTTGATATGATGAAGCAACTTTTACGTAATGACGTGAATGGCGAGGTCAGCTCATCTTCACCCGTTGCTGTTGGCGTCATCTGTCAGATGATTTACCACCACACGTTGAAGAAGGATGGTTTGCAAAGGTACTATGGTCAGATTCGTTTTCAGGAACTGTTGTATACCATGTTTTACGACGTGGCCTGCGCAGAAAAGACGGATCTGGTTTCACCAATTGAACATGTTAAAGGCTACATGGAGCAGAATTATTCGAAGAGATTAACCATTGAGGAATTAGCAAATGTGGCGCGAATGAGCCCTCGACACTTCATGCGTTTATTCAAGAAAAGGTATGGTTACAGTCCAGTGGACTATTTAACGCTATACCGAATTAAACAAGCCCAGATCCTAATGAGAAATGATCACAGTTATCGACTCAAGGATGTGGCATCGTACGTGGGTTATCAGGATGAGACGTATTTCCGGCGTAAATTCAAGCAGATCTCGGGCATTCCACCAGCAGCGTTTATACGGAATAGCAAACAAAAAATTGCTGCAGTTCATTCTTTGAGCATTGGTATACTGCTTGCATTGCAGATCATTCCATGTGCCGCGCGGGCAAGTCATCCATGGACATCCTATTATAGACGTAAATATGAAACGGACAAAGTTATGCCACTCGCAGAGAGTGAGACCACCTGGCTGGAACAGCTGCGATTAGTTAAACCTGATTATATTATTACGATTGGGACGGAATCTGAGGCTCTGCAAAGTCAGCTTCAATCCATGGCTCCGGTGTGTGACCTCCCGTGGGAAAAAGGGGATTGGAGAGAACATTTGAGATATGTTGCAAGCTTTTTGGACAGGTCGGATATTGCAGAAGTGTGGCTTCAAAGATATGAAGAGAAGGCAAAAATCATTAAGAATCAGCTTACAGATTTCATACGAAAAGACAGACTAGTTGTACTCAAAGTTCATGGTGAAGCGTTGCAGATGTTAGGCCCAAGGAGCATTGCTTCCGTTTTTTACGTTGATATGCAAATGGAGGGTCCCGAAGGAGTTGAGACTTATTGGGAACGTGGCACAGTAACCATTAAGGAGTTATCCGTTCTCAACGTTGAAAGAATATTACTGATTGTGGGTGATGATGAGACATCCAGGCAGACATGGTCTGCTGTGCGTAAGTCTGAAGAATGGCTTGCGTTGTTAGCGGTACAGAATGGCAGAATGGATATCCTGTTGTCGAGCGTCCTGCTCGACTACACTGCGTTTACCCATGAGCTTATGTTGGATGAAATATTAAAGTTATGGCAAGATCGTCCATAG